One part of the Brachyspira sp. SAP_772 genome encodes these proteins:
- a CDS encoding class I adenylate-forming enzyme family protein, translating to MISGESFWDDNIKRDMQYIQIGNKKVYTYKENPNSMYDILLNSADKYKEKIAIVDSYGNKYSYIQLLKLVDEFAYYLNKKIGVGKASKVGILLSNRVEFCISIMALSKLSSISVIFPSKYKASEVKSLYEKISIDCLIVEDLYLDYFADEEKLNKVVCNNDYGFNYIYDNNFSFNNEDIVSRDLQDDAIIMFTSGTTSKSKAVLLKNYNLVHAIISYNRILSITEKDISIIATPIYHITGIIALFGLFIYSGGLLFLKKSFNAKEVLDSVLENNITFIHASPTVFALIIELMDSYPSLPSLRSFACGSSNMTPNNILKIKEWLPQVDFHTVYGLTETSSPGTIFPIGAADSKYIGSSGLPIPGFDVKIVDEEFKECNFGEVGEICVSGAVVLERYYNLDSDSIVDGWLKTGDIGYLNEDGYLYVVDRKKDLINKGGEKICSFDVENEISKIEGVLESAVVARLDDKYGEVPVAMVRLMSGYSYSYEDFYNILIKNLAKYKVPVDIIFTDELPKTANGKVDKKEIKKIFNK from the coding sequence ATGATATCTGGTGAATCATTTTGGGATGATAATATAAAAAGAGATATGCAATACATACAAATAGGCAATAAGAAGGTATATACATACAAAGAAAATCCTAATAGTATGTATGATATATTATTAAATAGTGCTGATAAGTATAAAGAAAAAATAGCAATAGTTGATAGTTACGGAAATAAATATTCTTATATTCAATTATTAAAGCTTGTAGATGAGTTCGCTTATTATTTGAATAAAAAGATTGGTGTGGGCAAGGCAAGTAAGGTTGGCATATTATTATCTAATAGAGTAGAGTTTTGTATTAGCATTATGGCATTATCTAAGTTATCTTCTATTTCTGTAATATTTCCATCTAAATATAAGGCATCTGAAGTTAAGTCATTGTATGAAAAAATTTCTATAGATTGTTTGATTGTTGAAGATTTATATTTGGATTATTTTGCTGATGAAGAGAAATTAAATAAAGTAGTATGTAATAATGATTATGGGTTTAATTATATATATGATAATAACTTTTCGTTTAATAATGAAGATATAGTTTCGAGAGATTTACAAGATGATGCTATTATAATGTTCACATCTGGCACTACTTCTAAGAGCAAGGCAGTATTATTAAAGAATTATAATTTAGTTCATGCCATTATAAGTTACAATAGGATTTTATCTATCACAGAGAAAGATATATCTATAATAGCTACACCGATTTATCATATAACAGGCATTATAGCATTATTTGGACTTTTTATTTATTCTGGCGGACTTTTATTTTTAAAGAAATCATTCAATGCCAAAGAAGTATTAGACAGTGTATTAGAAAATAATATAACATTTATACATGCATCTCCAACAGTATTTGCTCTTATCATAGAGTTAATGGATAGTTATCCGTCTCTTCCTAGTTTGAGAAGTTTTGCTTGCGGAAGCAGTAATATGACACCAAATAATATTTTAAAAATAAAAGAATGGCTTCCTCAGGTAGACTTTCATACTGTATATGGTCTCACAGAAACATCTTCTCCGGGCACTATATTTCCTATAGGGGCAGCAGACAGTAAGTATATAGGTTCATCTGGATTACCTATACCGGGATTTGATGTAAAGATAGTAGATGAAGAGTTTAAGGAATGTAATTTTGGAGAGGTTGGCGAGATATGCGTTAGTGGAGCTGTTGTATTAGAGAGATATTACAATTTGGATAGTGACAGCATAGTAGACGGATGGTTAAAGACGGGAGATATAGGGTATTTGAATGAAGATGGATATTTATATGTGGTAGATAGAAAAAAAGATTTAATTAATAAAGGCGGGGAGAAGATTTGCAGTTTTGATGTTGAGAATGAGATATCTAAGATTGAGGGTGTATTAGAGTCTGCAGTAGTTGCAAGATTAGATGATAAATATGGAGAAGTTCCTGTTGCTATGGTAAGACTTATGTCTGGATATAGTTATAGTTATGAGGACTTTTATAATATTTTAATTAAAAACTTAGCTAAATATAAAGTTCCTGTAGATATTATATTTACAGATGAGCTTCCAAAGACTGCAAATGGTAAAGTAGATAAAAAAGAAATAAAAAAAATTTTTAATAAATAA
- a CDS encoding acyl CoA:acetate/3-ketoacid CoA transferase, translated as MLKNNFITAQEAAEIIEDNKTICTIGMTLVSASESILKALEKRFLETKHPSNLTLLHSCGQSDRKDGIQHFAHEGFVTRIIGSHWGLQPRWMEMIANNKVDAYCMPQGQIAQLYRSMACGLPGKISKVGLKTFVDPRVEGGKMNDRTKKIDKEMSEIIMIDNEEYILYKSIPIDYCIIRGTVCDEMGNLTTDEEAMKLEVLPAVLAAKRFGGKVIAQVKHVAETGTLNPKSVTVPGVFIDHIVVCDNPFEDHRQTSSWYFDPSYSGQLRAPQSNIQPLEFSVRKFIGRRACMEIKAGDIINLGTGIPNDVVGKICNEEGVSDDIMITVESGIYGGVQASGIDFGIGKNLYAMITHHEQMDYYNGAGVDVTFMGAGELDQYGNVNSTKMGDRCTGAGGFIDITQNAKKVVFCATFTASGCEYSFENNQLKILKEGKIRKMVSKVGQISFNGEIARAKGQKVIFVTERAVFEIVKEGVVLTEIAPGIDLQKDILDLMDFKPIVAENLKVMDLDLFNINGKSNLKEKIINKK; from the coding sequence ATGTTAAAAAATAATTTTATAACAGCACAAGAAGCAGCAGAAATAATTGAGGATAATAAAACTATATGTACTATAGGTATGACACTAGTAAGTGCCAGCGAGTCTATATTAAAAGCTTTAGAGAAGAGGTTTTTAGAGACTAAACATCCTAGCAATCTTACTTTATTACATTCTTGCGGTCAGAGTGATAGAAAAGACGGTATACAGCATTTTGCTCATGAAGGTTTTGTTACAAGAATTATAGGTTCGCATTGGGGATTGCAGCCAAGATGGATGGAGATGATTGCCAACAATAAAGTAGATGCTTATTGTATGCCTCAAGGACAAATAGCTCAGCTTTATAGGAGCATGGCTTGCGGCTTGCCGGGTAAAATATCTAAAGTTGGTTTAAAGACATTTGTTGATCCTCGAGTGGAGGGAGGAAAGATGAATGATAGAACCAAGAAGATTGATAAAGAGATGTCTGAAATTATTATGATAGATAATGAAGAATATATATTATACAAATCTATACCTATAGATTATTGTATAATAAGAGGAACTGTATGCGATGAAATGGGCAATTTAACAACAGATGAAGAGGCTATGAAGTTGGAAGTATTACCTGCTGTATTGGCTGCAAAGAGATTTGGCGGAAAGGTAATAGCACAAGTTAAGCATGTGGCAGAAACAGGAACATTAAATCCAAAGAGCGTTACAGTACCCGGAGTATTTATAGATCATATAGTAGTTTGTGATAATCCTTTTGAGGATCATAGACAAACATCTTCTTGGTATTTTGATCCTTCTTATAGCGGTCAATTAAGAGCACCTCAAAGTAATATACAGCCATTAGAGTTTAGTGTTAGGAAGTTTATAGGACGCAGGGCTTGTATGGAAATAAAGGCTGGAGATATTATCAATTTAGGAACTGGTATACCTAATGATGTTGTTGGAAAGATATGCAATGAAGAGGGAGTTTCTGATGACATTATGATTACAGTAGAATCTGGAATATATGGTGGAGTGCAAGCTAGCGGTATAGATTTTGGTATAGGAAAGAATCTATACGCTATGATTACGCATCATGAACAGATGGATTATTATAATGGAGCGGGCGTTGATGTTACATTTATGGGGGCTGGTGAATTAGATCAATATGGAAATGTTAATTCTACTAAGATGGGAGACAGATGTACTGGAGCTGGCGGTTTTATAGATATTACTCAAAACGCTAAAAAGGTAGTATTTTGTGCTACTTTTACGGCTTCTGGATGTGAGTATTCATTTGAGAACAATCAATTAAAGATATTGAAAGAGGGCAAGATTAGGAAGATGGTTTCTAAGGTTGGGCAGATATCTTTTAATGGAGAAATAGCTAGGGCTAAAGGTCAGAAGGTTATTTTTGTAACAGAGAGGGCTGTATTTGAGATTGTAAAAGAGGGGGTTGTGCTTACAGAGATAGCTCCGGGTATAGATTTACAAAAGGATATATTGGACCTTATGGATTTCAAGCCTATTGTTGCTGAGAATTTAAAAGTAATGGATTTAGATTTATTTAACATTAATGGTAAGTCTAATTTGAAAGAAAAAATTATTAATAAAAAATAG
- the fabG gene encoding 3-oxoacyl-ACP reductase FabG translates to MSKILEGKVAIVTGSGRGLGKGIAKKLAEKGAKVIVSDVIIENAKECVEEIKRDGGEALCVACNIAKLEDVCNIYAAAIKEYGSVDIVVNNAGINKDAMLHKMTDEQWDNVIAINLTGTFYMTREAAKIMREKGYGRIINISSMSWLGNIGQANYAASKAGVIGVTKTAARELASKGITCNAICPGFIETDMTRGVPEKVWDIMISKIPAGRAGSAEDVGNMVAFLASDEASYINGQIIEVSGGMIL, encoded by the coding sequence ATGTCTAAGATTTTAGAGGGCAAGGTAGCTATAGTTACTGGTTCTGGAAGGGGGCTAGGAAAAGGGATAGCGAAGAAATTAGCTGAGAAAGGTGCTAAGGTTATAGTTTCAGATGTTATTATAGAGAATGCTAAGGAATGTGTTGAAGAGATAAAAAGAGATGGGGGAGAGGCTTTATGCGTTGCTTGTAATATTGCAAAGTTGGAAGATGTTTGCAATATATATGCTGCTGCTATTAAAGAATATGGAAGCGTTGATATAGTTGTAAATAATGCTGGTATTAATAAAGATGCTATGCTTCATAAGATGACAGATGAGCAGTGGGATAATGTTATAGCAATTAATTTAACAGGAACTTTCTATATGACTAGAGAGGCTGCTAAGATAATGAGAGAGAAGGGATATGGAAGAATTATCAATATTTCTTCTATGAGCTGGCTTGGTAATATTGGTCAGGCTAATTATGCTGCTTCTAAGGCGGGAGTTATTGGTGTTACTAAGACTGCTGCTAGAGAGTTAGCTTCTAAGGGTATCACTTGCAATGCTATTTGTCCCGGTTTTATAGAGACAGATATGACAAGAGGCGTACCAGAGAAGGTATGGGATATAATGATTAGCAAGATACCTGCAGGAAGGGCTGGAAGTGCTGAAGATGTTGGAAATATGGTTGCTTTTTTAGCATCTGATGAGGCTTCTTATATAAATGGGCAGATAATAGAAGTTAGCGGAGGAATGATATTATAA
- a CDS encoding thiolase family protein, whose protein sequence is MNKKIVLISGVRTAIGEFMGGLSSINQIDLGGIVIKEAVNRAKISKEKVDEVIVGNVGQIADSGFIARAAMFKAGLEKETTAYSVNRQCGSGLQAIVDGALEIMTGNSNVVVACGTENMSRLPYYVTNVRGGYRMGHQQLEDGLIDILTWPLGPYHNGTTAENVADKYSISREDQDKFALSSQEKMIKAQDEGKFKEEIIPVEVKTKKETMIIDTDEHPKRGLTLEKLSKLKAAFREGGSVTAGNSSGINDGAAAVVLTTEDMAKELGAKPLMEFVGYAVAGNEAELMGFGPALSTKKLLKKLNMSIKDIDLVELNEAFASQSVAVIRDLGLDESIVNVNGGAISHGHPVGATGCILTVKMMHEMKRRKSELGLVTMCIGGGQGISAIFRNLQ, encoded by the coding sequence ATGAATAAAAAAATAGTATTAATTAGCGGGGTTAGAACTGCTATTGGCGAGTTTATGGGAGGTCTTAGTTCTATAAATCAAATAGATTTAGGCGGTATTGTTATTAAAGAGGCTGTAAATAGAGCTAAGATATCTAAAGAAAAAGTAGATGAGGTTATAGTAGGTAATGTAGGACAGATAGCTGACAGCGGATTTATAGCAAGGGCAGCAATGTTTAAGGCTGGATTAGAAAAAGAAACTACAGCATATAGCGTTAATAGACAATGCGGAAGCGGATTACAAGCTATAGTAGACGGAGCTTTAGAAATAATGACAGGCAATTCTAATGTTGTAGTTGCATGCGGTACAGAGAATATGTCAAGACTTCCTTATTATGTTACTAATGTTAGAGGCGGCTATAGAATGGGTCATCAGCAATTAGAAGACGGTCTTATAGATATATTAACTTGGCCTTTAGGACCTTATCATAATGGTACTACTGCTGAGAATGTTGCTGATAAATATTCTATAAGCAGAGAGGATCAAGATAAGTTTGCTTTATCAAGTCAGGAGAAGATGATAAAAGCACAAGATGAAGGCAAGTTTAAAGAAGAGATAATACCTGTAGAGGTAAAGACAAAAAAAGAAACTATGATTATAGATACAGATGAGCACCCTAAAAGAGGACTTACTTTAGAGAAATTATCTAAGTTAAAGGCAGCTTTTAGAGAGGGCGGTTCTGTTACAGCTGGTAATTCATCTGGTATAAATGACGGTGCTGCTGCTGTGGTATTAACTACTGAGGATATGGCTAAAGAATTGGGAGCTAAACCTTTGATGGAGTTTGTGGGTTATGCTGTGGCTGGTAATGAGGCTGAATTGATGGGATTTGGTCCTGCTTTATCTACTAAAAAACTATTAAAAAAACTTAATATGAGTATAAAAGATATTGATTTGGTAGAATTAAATGAGGCTTTTGCTTCTCAGAGTGTGGCTGTTATCAGAGACCTTGGTTTAGATGAAAGTATAGTTAATGTTAATGGGGGAGCTATATCACATGGACACCCTGTTGGTGCTACTGGATGTATATTAACTGTAAAAATGATGCATGAAATGAAGAGAAGAAAATCTGAGTTAGGTTTGGTAACTATGTGTATAGGCGGCGGTCAAGGAATTTCTGCTATATTTAGAAATTTGCAATAA
- a CDS encoding 3-hydroxyacyl-CoA dehydrogenase family protein has product MEKKVSVIGSGLMGSGIAQVFAYSGFSTTLIDIKESLVENALSKIEKQLERMVEKNKCSNDEKNAALSRIKISTNYDDAKDSDLVVEAVNENMEIKKEVFKKLDSICGENTILASNTSTLSIASLASVTNRADKVIGMHFFIPAPVMKLVEIIPSINTSSETLNFIKEVSDKLNKVSVTAKDFPGFIVNRIFVPMWNEAMFLVMEGIEPEDIDNAMKYGANLPMGPLELADFAGLDTVLSVMNTLYDGFKDSKFRPCPLLVKKVESGNLGRKTGKGFYDYK; this is encoded by the coding sequence ATGGAAAAGAAAGTTTCTGTTATAGGTTCAGGATTGATGGGCAGCGGCATAGCTCAGGTGTTTGCATATTCTGGATTTTCTACTACTTTAATTGATATTAAAGAAAGTCTTGTGGAAAATGCTCTGAGCAAAATAGAAAAACAATTAGAACGTATGGTAGAAAAAAATAAATGTTCTAATGATGAAAAAAATGCTGCTTTATCAAGAATTAAAATTTCAACCAACTACGATGACGCTAAAGATAGCGATTTAGTTGTAGAGGCTGTAAATGAAAATATGGAGATAAAAAAAGAAGTTTTTAAAAAGCTAGACAGTATATGCGGTGAAAACACAATACTCGCTTCTAATACTTCTACTTTATCTATAGCTTCTTTAGCATCTGTAACTAATAGAGCAGATAAGGTGATAGGGATGCATTTTTTTATTCCAGCACCTGTGATGAAATTGGTTGAGATAATACCTTCTATTAATACTTCATCAGAAACTTTAAATTTTATTAAAGAGGTGTCTGATAAATTAAATAAAGTTTCAGTAACAGCTAAAGATTTTCCGGGCTTTATTGTTAATAGAATATTTGTTCCTATGTGGAATGAAGCTATGTTTTTAGTTATGGAGGGCATAGAACCAGAAGATATAGATAATGCCATGAAATATGGAGCTAATTTACCTATGGGACCTTTAGAGTTGGCAGATTTTGCCGGACTTGATACTGTGCTTTCTGTAATGAATACATTATATGATGGGTTTAAAGATTCTAAATTTAGACCATGTCCTCTTCTTGTGAAAAAAGTTGAATCTGGTAATTTGGGAAGAAAAACAGGAAAAGGCTTTTATGATTATAAATAA
- a CDS encoding sodium:solute symporter family protein, which produces MMNSILISIGILIYSVFIVFHGFRTFKTTSKSSESFFTANRGLNPFILLCTTSISVFSALAFYGAPAGIYKDGIGFYSNTGGMVAGLMFVMLGYRLWILGKEYGFSTPVDFLRSRFYSEFYGILIAVVLIVFIVPYVAMQLIAIGDAVVVTTNSLVPYVIAVAVGTIVVSLHIIGGGMGGVAWMDTFHMILGFGTLIILISYLTIKHFPDGGFAQAVKIIMENPETAPILSMPGPRGTFNWQGMIGNALTGAIATVVWPHIFMRTFVAANKDNFRQMSWAMPLSYVLVYTPIVLIGAILAPAILGPNFPQPDNVVAVLSTEFAPPFVSFISLLCLFAFGVSTADSLLLSASAIASRDIYLHKFKNDVTTSSKDVVTFGRIVLFGLMIITLVIVAIRPASITDYAYKLSSPFFAQILPETIGGLFWRRSTKEGAIVGTIAGLITAIVFTFFVAPPLGFSALIWALVVNSILFIVISLATKCPNEVVVKFHDRLDSIIYSGAETSAMTEDSISNIMNK; this is translated from the coding sequence ATGATGAATTCAATTCTTATTTCTATTGGTATATTAATATATTCTGTATTTATAGTTTTCCATGGGTTTAGAACTTTTAAAACTACTAGCAAATCATCTGAAAGTTTCTTTACTGCTAATAGGGGATTAAATCCATTTATACTATTATGTACTACTTCTATATCAGTATTTTCTGCTTTAGCTTTTTATGGGGCTCCTGCAGGAATTTATAAAGATGGTATAGGCTTCTATTCTAATACTGGAGGAATGGTAGCTGGTTTAATGTTCGTAATGCTTGGATATAGATTATGGATATTAGGTAAGGAGTATGGTTTCAGCACTCCTGTTGATTTCTTGAGATCTAGATTTTATTCTGAGTTTTACGGTATATTAATAGCTGTGGTATTAATAGTATTTATAGTTCCTTATGTAGCAATGCAATTAATAGCAATAGGTGATGCTGTAGTTGTAACAACTAATAGTTTAGTTCCTTATGTAATAGCTGTTGCTGTTGGCACTATAGTAGTATCATTACACATTATAGGCGGCGGTATGGGCGGCGTAGCTTGGATGGATACTTTCCATATGATATTGGGATTTGGTACTTTAATTATATTGATATCATATCTTACTATCAAACATTTCCCTGACGGCGGATTTGCTCAAGCTGTAAAAATTATAATGGAAAATCCTGAGACTGCTCCTATTTTATCTATGCCCGGACCTAGGGGTACTTTTAATTGGCAAGGTATGATAGGTAATGCTTTAACTGGAGCTATAGCTACTGTTGTATGGCCGCATATATTTATGAGAACTTTCGTAGCTGCTAATAAAGATAATTTTAGACAAATGTCTTGGGCTATGCCTTTATCATATGTTTTAGTTTATACTCCTATAGTACTTATAGGTGCTATATTAGCTCCTGCTATATTGGGACCTAATTTCCCTCAGCCTGATAATGTTGTAGCTGTTTTATCTACAGAGTTTGCTCCGCCTTTTGTATCTTTCATTTCTTTATTGTGTTTGTTTGCATTTGGCGTATCTACTGCTGACTCTTTATTGTTGTCTGCTTCTGCTATTGCTTCTAGGGATATTTATTTACACAAATTTAAAAACGATGTTACTACTTCTTCTAAAGATGTTGTAACTTTTGGTAGAATAGTATTATTTGGATTAATGATTATAACTTTAGTAATTGTAGCTATAAGACCTGCTTCTATTACAGATTATGCTTATAAATTGTCTTCTCCTTTCTTTGCTCAGATACTTCCAGAAACTATAGGAGGATTATTCTGGAGAAGAAGTACTAAAGAAGGTGCTATAGTTGGTACTATAGCTGGATTAATCACTGCTATAGTATTTACATTCTTTGTAGCTCCGCCTTTGGGTTTCTCTGCTCTTATATGGGCTTTAGTTGTTAATTCTATATTATTTATAGTTATTAGTCTTGCTACTAAATGTCCTAATGAAGTTGTAGTAAAATTCCATGATAGATTAGATTCTATTATATACTCTGGTGCTGAAACTTCTGCTATGACTGAAGATTCTATATCTAATATTATGAATAAATAA
- a CDS encoding glycerate kinase — protein MKKIVIIPDSFKGSASSLEVCECIERGVLKAVKDVVIKKIPIADGGEGTVDSVIYAAGGEFIRVDVKNPLGRTVNAKYGLINNNQAVIEMAEASGITLVNEKERNPLKSSTYGTGELIRDAINRGVKEILIGIGGSATNDCGIGMANALGYRFLDENGKELDSIAENMIKVKSIDDSNVDKRLFDIKINVACDVKNVLYGEDGATAIYGKQKGVTEESFDVLDNGLKNIARLIKEKYKKEIDFIEGAGAAGGLGGGLIGFCNAQIKSGIDAMLDIINFERELEGASLVITGEGAIDGQTKKGKVPVGVARRVKNLNKNISVIAIVGDIRDGAEAVYDMGIDSIMPALKRAMPLEEAIANSKILIEDASERALRFININM, from the coding sequence ATGAAGAAAATAGTAATAATACCAGATTCATTTAAGGGTAGTGCTAGCAGTTTAGAGGTTTGCGAATGTATAGAGAGAGGGGTATTAAAGGCTGTTAAAGATGTTGTTATAAAAAAAATACCTATAGCAGATGGCGGAGAGGGAACGGTTGATAGTGTGATTTATGCTGCGGGGGGAGAGTTTATAAGAGTTGATGTAAAGAACCCTTTGGGAAGAACTGTTAATGCTAAGTATGGTTTAATAAATAATAATCAGGCGGTTATAGAGATGGCAGAGGCTTCTGGGATTACATTAGTAAACGAGAAAGAGAGAAACCCGTTAAAATCTTCTACCTATGGAACTGGGGAGCTTATAAGAGATGCTATTAATAGGGGAGTTAAAGAGATACTTATTGGAATTGGTGGAAGTGCTACTAACGATTGCGGTATTGGAATGGCTAATGCTTTGGGGTATAGGTTTTTAGATGAAAATGGTAAGGAGCTTGACAGTATTGCTGAGAACATGATAAAAGTAAAAAGCATAGATGACAGTAATGTTGATAAAAGGCTTTTTGACATAAAAATAAATGTGGCTTGCGATGTAAAGAATGTGCTTTATGGAGAAGATGGTGCTACAGCTATATATGGCAAGCAAAAGGGGGTTACTGAAGAGAGTTTTGATGTGCTTGATAATGGGCTTAAAAATATTGCTAGGCTAATAAAAGAAAAATATAAAAAGGAGATCGATTTTATAGAGGGAGCAGGTGCTGCTGGCGGTTTAGGCGGCGGGCTTATTGGCTTTTGTAATGCTCAGATTAAAAGCGGAATTGATGCTATGCTTGATATAATTAATTTTGAAAGAGAGTTAGAGGGGGCTTCTTTGGTTATTACAGGAGAGGGTGCTATTGACGGACAAACCAAAAAAGGAAAAGTGCCTGTGGGTGTTGCTAGAAGAGTAAAAAATTTAAACAAAAATATTTCTGTTATTGCTATAGTTGGAGATATTAGAGACGGTGCTGAGGCGGTTTATGATATGGGAATAGATTCTATTATGCCGGCTTTAAAGAGGGCTATGCCGCTTGAGGAGGCTATTGCTAATTCTAAGATTTTGATAGAAGATGCTTCTGAGAGGGCTTTGAGGTTTATTAATATCAATATGTGA
- a CDS encoding DegT/DnrJ/EryC1/StrS aminotransferase family protein translates to MNKIIPFSPPDITDNEIEAVVNVLKSGWITSGPVNKELEEELSKYINVKRVKLLSSATMAMELALKIFGVTEGDEVIVPAYTYASTANVAIHLGAKVVFIDAADNDFNIDLEKLESAITSKTKAVIAVDIGGKPCNYDGIIKILEKKKDLFTALDTNKYQKQLNRALFLLDAAHSIGAVYKGNRVGSQADFSSFSFHAVKNVTTAEGGGLSFNDIGDINADEIYKELSIWSLNGQTKSALDKSKLGSWRYDIEVAGYKCNMSDIHAAIGLSQLRRYDDMLKNRKNIVNIYNSVLGANKKVMLPVFKDEEAESSYHLYLLRIKDYEEADRDLLIEKMAELGIVLNVHYLPLPFHNAYKDYYNNDYKNAFNLYKNEVTLPLYSTLKEEDALYIAKNIFRYLESN, encoded by the coding sequence ATGAACAAAATTATACCTTTCTCGCCGCCGGATATTACAGATAATGAAATTGAGGCTGTAGTTAATGTTTTGAAGTCTGGATGGATTACTAGCGGACCTGTAAACAAGGAACTTGAAGAAGAGCTTTCTAAATATATAAATGTTAAGAGGGTAAAGTTATTATCTAGTGCTACTATGGCTATGGAGTTAGCTTTAAAAATATTTGGGGTTACTGAGGGCGATGAGGTGATAGTGCCTGCGTATACTTATGCTTCTACTGCTAATGTGGCTATACATTTGGGAGCTAAGGTTGTGTTTATTGATGCGGCTGATAATGATTTTAATATAGATTTAGAAAAGCTTGAAAGTGCTATTACAAGTAAAACAAAAGCTGTTATTGCTGTTGATATTGGGGGTAAGCCTTGCAATTATGACGGCATTATAAAAATACTTGAAAAGAAAAAAGATTTATTTACTGCATTAGATACAAACAAATATCAAAAGCAATTAAATAGGGCTTTGTTTTTGCTTGATGCTGCTCATTCTATTGGTGCTGTTTATAAGGGAAATAGGGTAGGCTCTCAGGCTGATTTTTCTTCTTTCTCATTTCACGCTGTAAAGAATGTTACAACTGCTGAGGGAGGGGGATTGAGTTTTAATGATATTGGAGATATTAACGCTGATGAGATTTACAAGGAATTATCTATTTGGTCATTGAATGGTCAGACTAAGAGTGCTTTAGATAAAAGTAAATTAGGAAGCTGGAGATATGATATTGAGGTTGCGGGTTATAAATGTAATATGAGTGATATTCATGCGGCTATTGGTTTATCACAATTGAGAAGATATGATGATATGCTTAAAAACAGAAAAAACATTGTGAATATATACAACAGTGTTTTGGGTGCGAATAAAAAAGTTATGCTTCCTGTTTTTAAAGATGAGGAGGCTGAATCATCTTATCATTTGTATTTATTAAGAATTAAGGACTATGAGGAGGCTGATAGGGATTTGCTTATAGAGAAGATGGCAGAGCTTGGAATAGTGCTTAATGTGCATTATTTGCCTCTTCCTTTTCACAATGCTTATAAGGATTATTATAATAATGATTATAAGAATGCTTTTAATTTGTATAAGAATGAAGTGACTTTGCCGTTATACAGCACGCTTAAAGAGGAGGATGCTTTATATATTGCGAAGAATATTTTTAGGTATTTGGAGAGCAATTGA
- a CDS encoding glycoside hydrolase family 3 N-terminal domain-containing protein, whose protein sequence is MFYIFVSLIIIIIAIFFCYEIKTHNTKKINNNLQIMLAVKNYDNDLINIIKDDDVKGIIINIADINTIERLIKNIKENLNKKIFIALDEDYKPTHNLFFDQHFKVYQSYIGERQSETYAYNIAKKRASALKSMGINMFLSPVVNTLCNEKSHLKEHIFSGDKQIASKLISQTIKAYKDSGVLTAAKYFPKYYDDELYINDNIKNAENIIDSKQTFLSAIDSDFFVMSHIKNEKLYRDYLFNSLHFNGVVMTDYINKYSLINNNLLNVIDYRFYKANREKIKNIKTEDSELCLKISKLLSQL, encoded by the coding sequence ATGTTTTATATTTTTGTTAGTTTGATTATTATTATAATAGCTATTTTTTTCTGCTATGAAATAAAAACACACAACACTAAAAAAATAAATAATAATCTGCAAATAATGCTCGCTGTTAAAAATTATGATAATGACCTAATTAACATAATAAAAGATGATGATGTTAAAGGAATAATCATTAACATAGCTGATATTAATACTATTGAAAGACTCATAAAAAATATAAAAGAAAATCTAAACAAAAAAATATTTATAGCATTAGACGAAGATTATAAGCCAACGCATAATTTGTTTTTTGACCAGCACTTTAAGGTTTATCAAAGCTATATTGGTGAGAGGCAAAGCGAAACTTACGCATACAACATCGCTAAAAAAAGAGCATCTGCCCTTAAATCTATGGGCATTAATATGTTTTTATCTCCTGTAGTTAATACTCTCTGTAATGAAAAATCTCATCTAAAAGAGCATATCTTCAGCGGCGATAAACAAATTGCTTCAAAGTTAATATCTCAAACAATTAAAGCGTATAAAGACAGCGGCGTCCTCACCGCCGCAAAATATTTTCCAAAATACTACGATGATGAGTTATATATAAATGATAATATAAAAAATGCTGAAAATATAATCGACTCTAAACAAACCTTTTTGTCGGCAATAGATAGCGACTTTTTTGTGATGAGCCATATTAAAAATGAAAAATTATACAGAGATTATCTTTTTAATAGCCTTCATTTTAACGGCGTTGTAATGACAGATTATATTAATAAATACTCTCTTATAAATAATAATTTGCTTAATGTTATTGATTATAGGTTTTATAAAGCAAACAGAGAAAAGATAAAAAACATTAAAACAGAGGACAGTGAATTATGTTTAAAAATTTCAAAGTTGTTAAGTCAATTATAA